Proteins encoded in a region of the Melioribacteraceae bacterium genome:
- the der gene encoding ribosome biogenesis GTPase Der yields the protein MKEPVVVIVGRPNVGKSTLFNRLTKSSTSIVDDVSGVTRDRIYGDVEWNGKHFRLIDTGGYVPDSEDLFESAIREQVEIALEESDAILFVVDGRLGLTPFDKEIASMLRRSSRPYYLLVNKSDTAELGNYKNDFYELGFEHIYDVSALNGRNLGDFLDDLQDHLPFPDEKSVPDSRLRLSFIGRPNVGKSSLVNALLGFDRSIVTNIPGTTRDSIDSVLKYYNEEIILVDTAGLRKKTKVKENIEFFASVRTYRALWDSDVAVLLIDAEVGMENQDQKIIQEAVRRRKGLIIAINKWDLIEKETNTAKQFEIAVKEKVGSADYIPIITISALTKQRIYKLIDLAKKINEERKKKIPTSHLNDVLLPLIAATPPPASPTGREVKIKYITQVGEHYPIFLFFANEHKFIPEHYRRFLERMIRQNFGFEGVPMTISFKEK from the coding sequence ATGAAAGAACCAGTAGTTGTTATTGTCGGAAGACCGAATGTAGGAAAGTCGACTCTTTTTAACCGTCTTACAAAAAGCAGCACATCAATAGTAGATGACGTAAGCGGTGTTACCCGCGACAGGATATATGGAGACGTTGAATGGAACGGAAAGCATTTCCGGTTGATTGATACCGGCGGGTATGTTCCAGATTCCGAAGATTTATTTGAATCCGCCATACGCGAACAGGTCGAGATTGCGCTCGAGGAATCCGACGCAATTCTGTTTGTTGTAGACGGCCGCCTCGGTTTGACGCCTTTCGATAAAGAAATCGCCTCTATGCTTCGCAGGTCCTCCAGGCCTTATTACCTGCTTGTAAATAAATCCGATACAGCTGAACTTGGAAACTACAAAAATGATTTTTACGAACTCGGTTTTGAGCATATCTACGATGTATCGGCGCTTAACGGTCGAAATCTCGGCGATTTTTTGGATGATCTTCAGGATCATCTCCCGTTTCCCGATGAAAAATCGGTGCCGGATTCCAGACTCCGTCTTTCGTTTATCGGACGGCCGAATGTCGGCAAATCCTCTCTTGTAAATGCATTGCTCGGATTCGATAGGAGCATTGTCACTAATATACCGGGCACAACGCGCGACAGCATCGACTCAGTCCTGAAATATTACAACGAAGAAATTATCCTTGTTGATACTGCCGGATTAAGGAAAAAAACTAAAGTAAAAGAGAATATTGAATTCTTTGCGAGTGTGAGAACTTACAGGGCTTTATGGGATAGCGATGTTGCGGTTCTGCTTATTGATGCCGAAGTCGGGATGGAAAATCAGGACCAGAAAATTATTCAGGAAGCGGTAAGAAGAAGGAAGGGTCTTATCATTGCAATAAATAAATGGGACCTTATTGAAAAAGAGACTAATACGGCAAAACAATTTGAAATTGCTGTGAAAGAAAAGGTTGGCTCTGCCGATTATATTCCAATTATTACGATTTCAGCGCTTACAAAGCAACGTATTTATAAACTGATCGACCTCGCTAAAAAGATCAATGAGGAAAGGAAGAAAAAAATTCCTACCAGTCATCTCAACGATGTGCTGTTGCCTTTAATAGCAGCGACTCCTCCGCCGGCTTCGCCTACCGGAAGAGAAGTGAAAATAAAATATATCACACAGGTTGGAGAACATTATCCGATCTTCCTCTTTTTCGCTAATGAGCATAAATTTATTCCCGAACATTACAGGCGGTTTCTGGAGCGCATGATCCGTCAGAATTTCGGATTTGAAGGCGTCCCGATGACAATTTCATTCAAAGAAAAATAA
- a CDS encoding biopolymer transporter Tol produces MKKKLRKNTGFKNMLIRPVRLLSVLFLLISFTYPVYSQFNEYNPDYNWYTIRGKYVRVHYHQEAERTAKTVAKIADEIWEPITSLYQYEPDVVDYVIKDIDDYSNGATFFFDNKIEIWASSLDFDLRGTHNWLRNVISHEFTHLVQIQAGMKLVRTVPVLYFQFLNYEDRRRPDILYGFPNFIASYPIPTINIPAWFAEGTAQYMRKEFNYDNWDSHRDMILRSYALDNRMLTWNQMGVFDKTSLGNESVYNSGFALTRYIAQKYGEDKLREISKEVGRLTTFTIDAAFEKILGKSGNQVYDEWSSFLKSDYAGRIKDVEKNKITGKMIAPTGFGNFYPVFSDDGKKVLYLSNKTSDYFSLSSVYLYDLTTGEDKRVISNVRSTVSFIPGQNKIVYAKLSDDNPKWTTIHDLYVYDIDSEKENRLTFGWRANNPSISSDGQKIVFIFQNDGTVNLGICDIDGKNFRKLTFFNKGEQLYNPKFSADNSYIYFDYSYHDNRDIARIGVDGANFEMITNSPVDERHPFQAQDGKLYYSSDETGIFNIYSVDLLTGSKNQHTNVTGGAFMPARNSYGEIVYAGYTSEGYKIFLIENEEQKKVDSSLKYKWVNNPPLDEDKPNGDIIKFNISSLRNFDDLSLPDYKPEKYSGFFSSISFFPFIRIDNYNTSSSSWDRIKPGVYLTSSDILNRFSFFGSASLNKKMERDLYFLFEYRDKFPILYSLGLKPEWGLELFSISRKAGFDIEFGVDSTFTPPRIDYKVPVNVTYNLFEVDFISRHKIFTEGNKIELRFIYSQYVSTLESFIIPETNNSLYPTSNDKYFIGRNFQLKYTHEGIIPNIDTDINPVGRKIDFQYNYEFNRYNNEGNYEVADGILKPLYNEYNFHRLELNWREYFDLGRKHTLTLQFRGGTILGPEVPDFFDFYLGGLIGMKSYPFYAVSGNELGWINLTYRFPVLTNIDTRVGHLYIDKIYFSVYGDFGNAWNGKFPGLSEFKKGVGAELRIKMNSFYLFPTSIFFNAAYSFDQFTRLIRGENVTYGKEFRFYGGILFDFSL; encoded by the coding sequence ATGAAAAAAAAGCTAAGAAAAAATACTGGATTTAAGAATATGCTTATTCGCCCTGTTCGGCTTTTAAGTGTTCTATTTCTGTTGATCTCTTTTACTTACCCTGTCTATTCGCAATTCAATGAGTATAATCCGGATTATAACTGGTATACCATAAGGGGCAAATACGTTCGGGTTCATTACCATCAGGAAGCCGAGAGAACCGCAAAAACTGTTGCTAAAATTGCTGATGAAATCTGGGAACCGATTACTTCACTCTATCAGTATGAACCGGATGTGGTTGATTATGTGATTAAAGATATTGATGACTATTCGAACGGAGCGACTTTCTTCTTCGACAACAAAATTGAAATTTGGGCCTCCTCACTCGACTTCGACCTTCGGGGTACACACAACTGGCTCCGGAATGTGATCTCTCATGAGTTTACACATCTTGTCCAGATTCAGGCTGGAATGAAATTAGTGAGAACGGTTCCGGTACTCTATTTTCAGTTCCTGAATTATGAGGACAGACGCAGACCCGATATACTTTACGGGTTCCCGAATTTTATAGCATCATATCCTATACCGACTATTAATATACCTGCCTGGTTTGCCGAAGGTACAGCTCAATACATGCGCAAGGAGTTTAATTACGATAACTGGGATTCTCACCGGGATATGATCCTCAGGTCTTATGCCCTGGATAATAGAATGCTTACATGGAATCAGATGGGTGTTTTTGATAAGACAAGTTTGGGTAACGAATCGGTTTACAATTCCGGTTTTGCTCTCACGCGATATATCGCGCAGAAATACGGCGAGGATAAATTAAGGGAAATTTCCAAAGAAGTCGGGCGGTTAACAACTTTTACAATTGACGCGGCATTCGAAAAAATTTTAGGTAAATCCGGAAATCAGGTTTATGATGAATGGAGCAGTTTTCTTAAATCGGATTATGCCGGTAGAATTAAGGATGTTGAAAAAAATAAAATCACCGGTAAAATGATTGCTCCTACAGGATTTGGAAATTTCTATCCTGTCTTTTCGGATGACGGTAAAAAGGTTCTCTATCTTTCAAATAAAACGAGTGATTATTTCAGCCTTTCCTCGGTCTATTTATATGATTTAACTACAGGAGAAGATAAGAGAGTAATCTCCAATGTAAGGTCCACTGTAAGTTTTATCCCCGGGCAGAATAAAATTGTATATGCAAAGCTGAGCGATGACAATCCTAAATGGACAACTATTCACGATCTGTATGTTTATGATATCGATTCTGAAAAGGAGAATCGTCTCACATTCGGGTGGCGCGCGAATAATCCTTCAATATCTTCCGATGGTCAAAAAATTGTATTTATTTTCCAGAACGACGGTACTGTCAATCTCGGTATATGCGATATCGACGGTAAAAATTTTCGAAAACTTACATTTTTCAACAAAGGTGAACAGCTTTACAATCCGAAATTTTCTGCAGACAATTCTTATATCTACTTCGACTATTCATACCACGATAACCGTGATATAGCACGAATTGGAGTTGACGGGGCCAATTTTGAAATGATCACTAATTCTCCTGTTGATGAACGTCACCCGTTTCAAGCTCAGGATGGAAAGCTTTATTACTCCAGTGACGAGACTGGAATATTTAATATCTATTCAGTTGATCTTTTAACAGGTTCTAAGAATCAGCATACTAATGTAACTGGCGGTGCTTTTATGCCTGCACGAAATAGCTATGGGGAAATTGTATATGCCGGTTACACGTCCGAAGGTTATAAAATTTTTCTGATTGAGAACGAAGAACAGAAAAAAGTCGATTCTTCATTGAAATACAAATGGGTCAATAATCCTCCGCTCGATGAAGACAAACCGAACGGTGATATCATAAAATTCAATATTTCGTCACTTCGTAATTTCGACGATCTTTCGCTTCCGGATTATAAACCGGAAAAGTACTCAGGTTTCTTTTCGAGCATCAGTTTTTTCCCTTTCATCCGGATCGATAATTACAATACCTCCAGCTCAAGCTGGGATAGGATTAAACCGGGTGTCTATTTAACATCCAGCGACATATTAAACCGGTTCTCATTTTTCGGTTCGGCTTCACTTAACAAAAAAATGGAAAGAGATCTCTATTTCCTCTTCGAGTACCGGGATAAATTTCCGATTCTTTATTCACTCGGGCTCAAACCGGAATGGGGGCTTGAACTCTTCAGCATCAGCCGTAAAGCCGGTTTCGATATCGAGTTCGGAGTTGATTCAACTTTTACTCCGCCAAGAATTGACTATAAAGTCCCGGTCAACGTAACATACAATCTTTTTGAAGTCGATTTTATCTCCCGCCATAAAATTTTCACAGAAGGTAATAAAATTGAACTTAGATTTATTTACAGCCAGTACGTTTCTACACTTGAGAGTTTTATTATCCCCGAGACCAACAATTCACTCTATCCAACTTCAAACGACAAATATTTTATAGGCAGGAATTTTCAATTAAAGTACACGCATGAAGGTATTATCCCCAATATTGACACTGATATAAATCCGGTCGGGAGAAAAATTGATTTTCAGTATAATTATGAATTCAACCGTTATAATAATGAAGGTAATTACGAAGTAGCCGACGGAATTCTTAAGCCTCTGTACAACGAATATAATTTTCACCGACTCGAATTGAACTGGAGGGAGTATTTTGATCTTGGCCGCAAACATACTTTAACTCTGCAATTCCGTGGAGGTACAATTCTCGGACCCGAAGTACCGGACTTTTTCGATTTTTACCTTGGCGGACTGATTGGAATGAAGAGCTATCCTTTCTATGCTGTAAGCGGTAATGAACTAGGCTGGATAAATCTAACTTACCGATTTCCGGTTCTTACAAATATTGATACAAGGGTAGGGCATCTTTATATCGATAAAATTTATTTCTCTGTCTACGGTGATTTTGGAAACGCCTGGAACGGTAAATTCCCAGGGCTCAGTGAGTTTAAAAAAGGCGTAGGGGCAGAATTAAGAATTAAGATGAATTCATTTTATCTTTTCCCTACCAGCATCTTTTTTAATGCCGCATATTCATTCGATCAATTTACACGATTAATTCGTGGCGAAAATGTAACTTATGGTAAAGAATTCAGGTTCTATGGCGGAATACTGTTCGATTTCAGTCTATAA
- a CDS encoding T9SS type A sorting domain-containing protein: MKNFFLVILFLTGLGSISAQSFVKHSVSQLNPNHRNNINSDSIKILAVMVDFQEDRYDGTTGTGKFGSHFTRAYGDTILDPLPHNAEYFADHLEFTKNYFNKVSNGKVKIDYQVLPDVITVSKTMREYVPVYNSNDFSPMADFSLEVWQLAGQRNPDFNFSGYNLFMIFHAGISNAIGDGAPLINRNMPSLYLGLESLKQIYGNQFNGFPIGNNNFLIQNTIIMPETESREATAIDNSVLLIEYSINGLLVGNIASYLGLPDLFNTETSKSAIGRFGLMDPQALLANSGMFPPEPSPWEKIFLGWESPVVINPADKKISIAARLSASSGDTTLIKIPLNSTEYFLIENRNQDSRNDNLKITYKQNGIISTKIIEADTSGIFIAERKSVNGIPGGVVLDADEYDAALPGNGIVIWHVDEKVINEKIQVNKINADPDRRGVRVVEADGIRDIGETFYSIFGELIDDGSREDFWFKGNKARLYKNRFAFETKPSSRTNDGSNSLITLENFSDLSEKISFNLSFGSDNLVLEYNISIPVLNDLKSLSSVQTGNLFSVYLLDGTDLHRTDIYTGITKSFPGFSTFQTAVYNDGNNEYAAGVNGNRLNLNTTINGNAEYSYHYFNTPITSPPLIIKSAGIVKILFGTSDGKVIQINVNEFISSHHSLGINSFQVDNKPVLQVSADENYFSAVSENTFSDSGSKIVSINKKIKQLALSKSADGGYQNVILYEDSEVKVIKDGIITGSFYLPVNGISGFSLADLFGDGNNYLLFSSGSKVYAVNFNGSVAEGFPVVLNNNSSFTGVPLALDLGNDGDVDIFLFTVSGDLYGLNSSSGKLLSSYPVTAGGGAFVIPALLKEELPSAGPMAKYKPLLPVADKSGNLKIFSLAGIIGKEFWINRFGNSANTSFTNQAGIENKSQEFFPVEKAYNWPNPVYGSETFIRYYVSEDSDVNIKIFDLAGDLAAELSDKARGGLDNETKWDVSRIQSGVYFARIEVKGLSGISSSKLIKIAVIK; the protein is encoded by the coding sequence ATAATGCTGAATACTTTGCTGACCATCTCGAGTTTACAAAAAATTATTTCAATAAAGTTTCTAACGGCAAAGTAAAAATTGATTATCAAGTTTTACCGGATGTCATTACTGTTTCAAAAACTATGAGGGAATACGTTCCCGTATACAATTCGAATGATTTTTCACCGATGGCAGATTTCTCTTTGGAGGTATGGCAGCTGGCAGGGCAGCGGAATCCGGATTTTAATTTCTCCGGTTATAATCTCTTTATGATCTTCCATGCAGGTATCAGCAATGCAATTGGCGACGGTGCACCGTTGATTAACCGTAATATGCCCTCTCTATATCTCGGCTTGGAATCTCTTAAACAAATCTACGGTAATCAATTCAATGGTTTCCCGATTGGTAACAATAATTTCCTTATTCAAAACACCATTATAATGCCGGAGACCGAATCGAGGGAAGCAACTGCAATTGACAATTCTGTTTTACTGATCGAATATTCTATTAACGGTTTATTGGTTGGAAACATTGCCAGTTATCTCGGTTTGCCGGATCTTTTTAACACTGAGACTTCTAAAAGTGCGATCGGAAGATTCGGATTGATGGACCCGCAGGCACTGTTGGCAAATTCCGGAATGTTTCCTCCCGAACCATCCCCCTGGGAGAAAATCTTCTTAGGATGGGAGAGCCCTGTTGTTATTAATCCGGCTGATAAAAAAATCTCGATTGCCGCCAGATTAAGTGCCTCTTCCGGAGACACGACTTTAATTAAGATTCCTCTCAATTCAACAGAATATTTTCTGATTGAAAATCGTAATCAGGATTCGAGAAATGATAACCTGAAAATAACTTATAAACAGAACGGTATAATCAGCACTAAAATAATTGAAGCAGATACAAGCGGAATCTTTATCGCTGAGCGAAAAAGTGTTAACGGTATCCCGGGCGGTGTTGTTCTGGACGCGGATGAATATGATGCCGCTCTGCCCGGAAACGGAATCGTTATCTGGCATGTTGATGAAAAAGTAATTAACGAGAAGATCCAGGTAAATAAAATAAATGCAGATCCCGACAGGCGAGGTGTAAGAGTTGTTGAAGCAGACGGCATAAGGGATATCGGCGAAACATTCTATTCAATTTTCGGTGAACTGATAGACGACGGCAGCAGAGAGGATTTCTGGTTTAAAGGTAATAAGGCAAGGCTTTATAAAAACAGGTTTGCATTCGAAACCAAACCAAGCAGCAGAACTAACGACGGATCTAACAGTTTAATCACACTAGAAAATTTTTCAGATCTTTCGGAAAAAATATCCTTTAACTTAAGCTTCGGCTCAGACAATCTTGTTCTTGAATACAATATTTCAATTCCTGTATTAAATGATCTTAAAAGCCTATCATCTGTTCAGACAGGAAATCTATTCTCAGTCTATCTGCTCGATGGTACAGATTTGCATCGCACGGATATTTATACAGGTATAACCAAATCATTTCCAGGCTTCAGCACATTTCAAACGGCGGTTTATAATGACGGCAACAATGAATATGCTGCCGGGGTTAATGGAAACAGACTGAATCTAAATACAACGATAAACGGAAATGCGGAATACTCATATCACTATTTTAATACTCCGATTACATCACCGCCGCTAATAATTAAAAGTGCGGGTATTGTTAAAATTCTTTTCGGAACATCGGATGGTAAAGTAATCCAAATTAATGTAAACGAATTTATCTCATCACATCATTCACTTGGTATAAATTCATTTCAGGTAGATAACAAACCGGTACTTCAGGTAAGTGCGGATGAAAATTATTTCTCCGCTGTCAGTGAAAATACTTTTAGTGATTCGGGTTCAAAAATTGTTTCAATCAATAAAAAAATAAAACAGCTTGCCCTTTCAAAATCTGCCGACGGCGGTTATCAGAACGTAATCCTTTATGAAGATTCTGAAGTGAAAGTAATTAAGGATGGAATAATCACCGGGTCGTTTTATTTGCCTGTTAACGGAATTTCCGGCTTCTCTTTAGCCGATCTTTTTGGTGACGGAAATAATTATCTGCTGTTCAGCAGCGGTTCTAAAGTCTATGCAGTGAATTTTAACGGATCGGTTGCAGAAGGTTTTCCAGTAGTCCTTAATAATAATTCTTCATTTACCGGTGTACCGCTTGCGCTCGATCTTGGAAATGATGGAGATGTGGATATATTTTTATTTACAGTGTCAGGCGATCTTTACGGACTTAATTCCTCGAGCGGGAAATTGTTGTCTTCCTATCCGGTAACAGCAGGGGGCGGGGCATTCGTTATACCTGCCTTGCTAAAGGAGGAACTTCCTTCGGCCGGACCAATGGCAAAATACAAACCGTTATTACCAGTAGCTGATAAATCCGGGAATCTTAAAATCTTTTCATTAGCCGGAATAATTGGAAAAGAATTCTGGATTAACAGGTTCGGTAATTCTGCCAATACTTCCTTTACAAACCAGGCGGGAATCGAAAATAAGTCCCAAGAGTTTTTCCCGGTCGAAAAAGCTTATAATTGGCCAAATCCTGTTTACGGTTCCGAAACTTTTATTCGTTATTATGTTTCAGAAGATTCAGATGTTAATATTAAAATATTCGACCTGGCGGGGGATCTTGCGGCAGAACTATCCGATAAGGCCAGAGGAGGTCTGGACAACGAAACAAAATGGGACGTATCACGGATTCAGAGCGGAGTTTATTTCGCACGGATTGAAGTAAAAGGATTGAGTGGTATATCATCATCCAAATTGATAAAAATTGCTGTGATCAAATAA
- a CDS encoding FAD-dependent oxidoreductase: MLVPKNIMIIGGNAAGPAAAAKAKRIAPVANVVMFEAGDFISTGTCELPYLLSGDIRDYKKIVFFNPESFEKEKGVKVLTNHLVEKIDRSSKRILVRNLISNHSFEQNYDKLVLATGSKPKLIPQIPLDAENVFYLKSVKDYLRIRNYLDNNPVSRILIVGAGYIGLESAEAFKRLSYQVTILEKESLPMPGVDEEVRHLILDIIIKNGTEFFGRVNELKFGLNGNRITSLTYDGYTREFDLIILSPGVEPNNSLAIASKLNTGKFGGLRVDQKLKTSDPNIFAAGDNVEVVNRITGQFDYFPIATLAQQFGHVAGENAAGGNTLIYPVVKNIAVKIFDKILVQVGLNEREVAVLKKSTISVKAVAPNLIKVMPGSENIFGKLIIDRSTRRIYGGVFLGGREVSGYGDLIAAFINNQIKVDELVKINYNYSPPVSPFINLLSILGRKAEKELL, encoded by the coding sequence ATGTTGGTACCTAAAAACATAATGATTATTGGTGGAAATGCCGCGGGACCTGCTGCTGCGGCAAAAGCAAAACGCATTGCTCCCGTCGCCAATGTTGTTATGTTCGAAGCAGGCGATTTTATCTCTACCGGTACATGTGAATTACCGTATCTGCTTTCTGGTGACATAAGGGATTATAAAAAGATTGTTTTTTTCAATCCGGAATCATTTGAAAAGGAGAAAGGTGTTAAAGTATTAACGAACCATCTCGTTGAAAAAATAGATAGATCTTCTAAACGAATTCTTGTTAGAAACCTGATTTCGAACCATTCATTCGAACAGAATTACGATAAACTCGTTCTTGCCACCGGTTCAAAACCCAAATTAATTCCTCAGATCCCCCTTGATGCCGAAAATGTTTTTTATTTGAAATCAGTAAAAGATTACTTAAGAATTAGAAACTACTTGGACAATAATCCGGTAAGCAGGATCTTAATTGTAGGAGCAGGATATATCGGACTCGAATCTGCAGAAGCATTCAAAAGACTATCCTATCAAGTTACAATACTTGAAAAAGAGAGTCTTCCGATGCCCGGTGTAGATGAGGAGGTACGGCACCTCATTCTCGATATTATTATTAAAAACGGGACGGAATTTTTCGGCAGAGTGAATGAACTTAAATTCGGATTAAACGGAAACAGGATAACTTCTTTAACTTACGACGGTTACACCCGTGAGTTTGACCTCATAATTCTTTCTCCGGGAGTAGAGCCTAATAATTCACTCGCGATTGCCTCCAAACTGAATACCGGCAAATTCGGCGGTTTACGAGTCGATCAGAAACTCAAAACTTCAGATCCGAATATTTTCGCTGCCGGTGATAATGTGGAGGTCGTTAACAGAATTACAGGTCAGTTCGATTATTTCCCGATCGCTACCCTTGCACAGCAATTTGGTCATGTTGCCGGGGAGAACGCAGCGGGTGGCAACACATTAATTTATCCGGTCGTAAAAAATATTGCTGTTAAAATCTTCGATAAGATACTGGTCCAGGTCGGATTAAATGAGAGAGAAGTTGCGGTACTAAAGAAAAGCACAATTTCTGTCAAAGCGGTTGCTCCAAATCTTATTAAGGTTATGCCCGGTTCCGAAAACATTTTCGGTAAGCTGATTATAGATCGTTCCACCAGAAGAATTTACGGCGGCGTATTTCTGGGCGGAAGAGAAGTATCGGGTTATGGCGACTTAATAGCCGCGTTTAT